From the genome of Erythrobacter litoralis, one region includes:
- the yidD gene encoding membrane protein insertion efficiency factor YidD has protein sequence MKHVLIVFARAWQLGPSRILPPTCRYAPSCSQYAIEALSRHGALKGGWMAIKRLMRCHPWGGHGYDPVP, from the coding sequence ATGAAACATGTCCTTATCGTCTTCGCGCGCGCCTGGCAGCTCGGCCCCTCGCGAATCCTGCCGCCGACCTGTCGCTATGCCCCGTCCTGCAGCCAGTACGCGATTGAGGCGCTGTCGCGCCATGGTGCGCTCAAGGGTGGATGGATGGCGATTAAGCGGCTAATGCGCTGCCACCCTTGGGGCGGCCACGGCTACGACCCGGTTCCCTGA
- the yidC gene encoding membrane protein insertase YidC, with the protein MLDTRNLVIAAALSFLLIVGWDYGMRYFYPEASISAAVSPEGDAPAASAVEGAAAGDLASASPGGAVDAAAPGTDAMSGPVDLSAALASETRVAIDAPRIAGSINLVGARIDDIVLKDHRETVDNNSGPVRLFAPDRTEAQHFAEFGFVTGNGKLPANTLWQASGERLTPETPVTLTHQAGDLTYRIELSIDDNYMITARQSVANTGSDGAIVQPFALLKRTDRTATADEFLVHSGPVGVFGGTLFDGNNYEELTELGRDTPAGNPAWLGFTDRYWLSALIPSEGAGDVNRAGFYSLGNNLFSTELRYDAQPVPAGQTISQQSRLFVGAKESELLDAYADNLGIENFGLAISWGWFQILEKPLLWLLRNLNALVGNFGVAIILMTVVIRGLLFPIAQKQFSSMAQMKAVQPKMKAIQERYKDDKQKQQQEIMKLYKDEKVNPLAGCLPLLVQIPIFFALYKVLILAIDMRHEPFALWIVDLSAPDPAHILNLFGLLPYEVVGFLAIGPLAILLGVTMWLTFRLNPSAMDPMQQQIFNIMPWILMFVMAPFAAGLLLYWVTSNLLTLAQQSYLYSRHPQLRAQAEKDKQEMARKKAGEDKDTKKGKA; encoded by the coding sequence ATCTTGGACACTCGCAATCTCGTTATCGCTGCGGCGCTTTCCTTCCTGCTGATCGTGGGTTGGGATTACGGCATGCGCTATTTCTATCCCGAGGCATCGATCAGCGCAGCGGTTTCGCCAGAAGGCGATGCGCCCGCCGCCTCCGCTGTCGAAGGTGCGGCAGCGGGCGACCTCGCCAGCGCCAGCCCGGGCGGGGCCGTGGACGCAGCGGCGCCCGGGACGGATGCGATGAGCGGCCCGGTCGACCTGTCCGCCGCGCTTGCCAGCGAGACGCGGGTTGCGATCGACGCCCCGCGCATTGCGGGCTCGATCAACCTCGTCGGGGCGCGGATCGACGACATCGTGCTCAAGGACCACCGCGAGACGGTCGACAACAATTCGGGTCCCGTCCGCCTGTTCGCGCCCGACCGCACCGAGGCGCAGCATTTCGCCGAATTCGGTTTCGTCACCGGCAACGGCAAGCTTCCCGCGAACACTCTCTGGCAGGCGAGCGGCGAACGCCTCACGCCCGAAACGCCGGTAACCCTGACACACCAGGCCGGCGATCTGACCTACCGGATCGAACTTTCGATCGACGACAATTACATGATCACCGCGCGCCAGAGCGTCGCCAATACCGGGTCGGACGGGGCGATCGTGCAGCCCTTCGCGCTGCTCAAGCGCACCGATCGTACCGCCACCGCGGACGAATTCCTCGTCCATTCCGGCCCCGTCGGGGTTTTCGGGGGGACGCTGTTCGACGGCAACAATTACGAGGAACTGACCGAGCTCGGCCGCGATACGCCCGCTGGCAATCCCGCCTGGCTGGGCTTCACCGATCGCTACTGGCTGTCCGCTCTGATCCCCTCGGAAGGTGCGGGCGACGTCAATCGGGCGGGCTTCTATTCGCTCGGCAACAATCTTTTCAGCACCGAGCTTCGCTATGACGCGCAGCCCGTTCCGGCGGGGCAGACGATTTCCCAGCAGAGCCGCCTGTTCGTCGGCGCGAAGGAGAGCGAACTGCTCGATGCCTATGCCGACAATCTCGGCATCGAGAATTTCGGGCTCGCGATTTCGTGGGGTTGGTTCCAGATCCTCGAGAAACCGCTGCTCTGGCTGCTGCGCAATCTCAATGCGCTGGTCGGCAATTTCGGTGTCGCGATCATCCTGATGACGGTCGTCATCCGCGGCCTGCTCTTCCCGATTGCGCAGAAGCAATTCTCAAGCATGGCCCAGATGAAGGCCGTGCAGCCCAAGATGAAGGCGATCCAGGAGCGCTACAAGGACGACAAGCAGAAGCAGCAGCAGGAGATCATGAAGCTCTACAAGGACGAGAAGGTGAACCCGCTTGCCGGGTGCCTGCCGCTGCTCGTCCAGATTCCGATCTTCTTCGCGCTCTACAAGGTGCTCATCCTCGCGATCGACATGCGCCACGAACCCTTTGCGCTGTGGATCGTGGACCTTTCCGCGCCCGACCCTGCGCATATCCTCAACCTGTTCGGCCTGTTGCCGTACGAGGTCGTAGGCTTCCTCGCGATCGGGCCGTTGGCGATCCTGCTCGGCGTCACGATGTGGCTGACATTCCGGCTCAATCCATCCGCGATGGACCCGATGCAGCAGCAGATCTTCAACATCATGCCGTGGATCCTGATGTTCGTCATGGCGCCGTTTGCCGCCGGCCTGCTGCTTTACTGGGTGACCTCGAACCTCCTCACGCTCGCCCAGCAAAGCTATCTCTATTCGCGCCATCCCCAGCTTCGCGCGCAGGCGGAGAAGGACAAGCAGGAGATGGCTAGAAAGAAGGCGGGCGAGGACAAGGATACGAAGAAGGGCAAGGCGTGA
- the yihA gene encoding ribosome biogenesis GTP-binding protein YihA/YsxC, with amino-acid sequence MTGTPDAAQERERQAREDAASRLFSGRVEFLLSAPQLKFLPDPTVPEIAFCGRSNVGKSSLLNALTGRKAIARASVTPGRTQELNFFEVGEPTLFRLVDMPGYGFAKAPVKVVERWKNLVKSYLRGRQVLARNLVLVDSRHGLKEVDREMMRMLDEAAVGYRIVLTKADKIKASDLERVANSVADEARKHPAAFPELHLTSAEKGMGIAALRAAVVADALGEEWFA; translated from the coding sequence GTGACCGGCACCCCCGATGCGGCGCAGGAGCGCGAACGGCAGGCCCGGGAAGACGCCGCATCGCGCCTGTTTTCAGGCCGGGTCGAGTTCCTTCTGTCCGCTCCGCAGCTGAAATTCCTGCCCGATCCGACCGTGCCCGAGATCGCCTTCTGCGGGCGAAGCAATGTCGGCAAATCCTCGCTTCTCAACGCGCTCACTGGCCGCAAGGCGATCGCCCGCGCGTCGGTCACGCCGGGCCGCACGCAGGAGCTCAACTTCTTTGAAGTGGGCGAGCCGACCTTGTTCCGATTGGTCGACATGCCAGGCTATGGTTTCGCCAAGGCGCCGGTGAAGGTGGTCGAACGCTGGAAGAACCTGGTGAAGAGCTATCTGCGCGGGCGGCAGGTGCTCGCGCGCAACCTCGTGCTGGTCGACAGCCGCCATGGCCTCAAGGAGGTCGATCGCGAGATGATGCGAATGCTTGATGAGGCGGCAGTGGGCTATCGCATCGTCCTGACCAAGGCCGACAAGATCAAGGCGAGCGATCTCGAACGCGTAGCGAACAGCGTCGCCGACGAAGCGCGCAAGCACCCGGCAGCTTTTCCCGAACTTCACCTCACCAGTGCGGAAAAGGGCATGGGCATCGCCGCGCTGAGAGCGGCGGTGGTGGCCGATGCGCTGGGCGAGGAATGGTTCGCCTGA
- a CDS encoding alpha/beta fold hydrolase: MRIEKAYAAIEEGQIHLRRRAGACEALPLAMLHASPSSSRSLAGLMDAMGAGRDLVAFDTPCNGLSCAPVASEPAMADFADMLARASAALGMERLALYGTHTGAHVAVEWALAEPRQVAALILDGVALLDDAMRAEFLARYAPRKAPDDTGSQFHWAWHFIRDQMIFFPHFEKDAAHLRAGGDLDPRLLHDLTLEVLSNLEIYHRPYEAVFRHEVRAALARLDLPVLVLSDGTGALDPASEEIAGLVKGARLVRGCDGEAAKAAAIEAFLEDINAG, encoded by the coding sequence ATGCGGATCGAAAAGGCCTATGCCGCGATCGAGGAAGGCCAGATCCATCTGCGCCGCCGGGCAGGTGCGTGCGAAGCCCTGCCGCTTGCCATGCTCCATGCCTCACCATCTTCCTCGCGCTCGCTCGCCGGCCTGATGGATGCGATGGGCGCGGGACGCGACCTCGTCGCCTTCGACACGCCCTGCAACGGGCTGTCCTGCGCACCTGTCGCATCCGAGCCCGCAATGGCCGATTTCGCCGACATGCTGGCGCGCGCATCGGCCGCTCTCGGGATGGAAAGGCTCGCGCTTTACGGGACGCATACCGGGGCGCATGTCGCGGTGGAATGGGCGCTCGCCGAGCCTCGCCAGGTCGCTGCGCTGATCCTGGACGGCGTTGCGCTGCTGGACGATGCCATGCGTGCCGAATTCCTCGCGCGCTATGCACCGCGCAAGGCGCCCGACGACACCGGCAGCCAGTTCCACTGGGCGTGGCATTTCATTCGCGACCAGATGATCTTCTTCCCCCATTTCGAGAAAGACGCTGCGCATCTGCGCGCGGGCGGCGATCTCGACCCGCGTTTGCTGCACGATCTCACCCTCGAAGTGCTGAGCAATCTCGAGATATATCACCGCCCGTACGAGGCGGTCTTTCGCCACGAGGTGCGCGCTGCGCTGGCGCGGCTCGACCTGCCGGTGCTGGTGCTGTCGGATGGGACCGGCGCGCTCGATCCGGCGAGCGAGGAGATCGCGGGGCTCGTCAAAGGCGCGCGGCTGGTGCGCGGCTGCGATGGCGAAGCGGCAAAGGCCGCCGCGATCGAAGCCTTTCTGGAGGACATCAATGCCGGATAG
- a CDS encoding SDR family NAD(P)-dependent oxidoreductase — MPDRSIHLVAGASSGMGRQTALKLGASGSHVVVAARRLDALEELAGEIEAVGGSGEAMAFDGTDPASVAALIGRIESAHGRLDGAFNNLGDTLGDSPLDETPPERWDATLAVNLTSVFHLMRHEIPLMLRGGGGRIVNTASTGGLRGTKAMSDYSAAKWGLIGLTRSAALDYADQGMVINAIAPGIIATEKFRAFEANMPDLFETLRLATPVQRFGDMGEIADLVCWLLREAPGFMTGAVLPVDGGRTA, encoded by the coding sequence ATGCCGGATAGATCCATCCATCTCGTCGCCGGTGCAAGTTCGGGCATGGGACGCCAGACCGCGCTGAAACTGGGCGCGAGCGGAAGCCATGTCGTCGTCGCCGCACGCAGGCTCGACGCGCTGGAGGAACTGGCGGGCGAGATCGAGGCTGTCGGGGGAAGCGGCGAGGCGATGGCCTTCGACGGCACCGATCCCGCCAGCGTTGCGGCATTGATCGGACGGATCGAGAGCGCGCACGGGCGGCTTGACGGCGCGTTCAACAATCTCGGCGACACGCTCGGCGATTCGCCGCTCGACGAAACCCCGCCCGAACGCTGGGATGCGACGCTCGCGGTCAATCTCACTTCGGTCTTTCACCTCATGCGGCACGAAATTCCGCTGATGCTGCGCGGCGGCGGGGGAAGGATCGTCAACACCGCCTCGACCGGGGGGCTGCGCGGAACGAAGGCGATGAGCGATTATTCCGCCGCTAAATGGGGCCTCATCGGCCTCACCCGTTCGGCCGCGCTCGACTATGCCGACCAGGGCATGGTCATCAACGCGATCGCGCCCGGGATCATCGCGACCGAGAAATTCCGCGCCTTCGAGGCGAACATGCCCGACCTGTTCGAGACCCTGCGGCTGGCGACCCCCGTTCAGCGCTTCGGCGACATGGGCGAGATTGCCGATCTCGTGTGCTGGCTGCTGCGCGAGGCTCCGGGTTTCATGACCGGCGCGGTCCTGCCGGTCGACGGCGGACGCACCGCCTGA
- a CDS encoding VOC family protein, with protein sequence MSLPPFHLAFPVDDLAAARAFYGGVMGCAEGRSCDEWIDFDFHGHQIVAHLAPGGAGDRASNHVDGHGVPVPHFGLVLGMADWEALAERLRGAGCDFVIEPTVRFRGQPGEQATMFLRDPAGNALEFKAFADPGQLFATE encoded by the coding sequence ATGAGCCTGCCCCCGTTCCACCTCGCCTTCCCGGTCGACGACCTCGCCGCCGCGCGCGCCTTCTATGGCGGGGTGATGGGCTGTGCGGAGGGACGGTCCTGCGACGAATGGATCGATTTCGATTTCCATGGCCACCAGATCGTCGCCCATCTTGCTCCCGGCGGGGCCGGCGACCGCGCAAGCAACCATGTCGACGGCCACGGCGTCCCGGTTCCCCATTTCGGACTGGTGCTGGGCATGGCCGACTGGGAAGCGCTCGCCGAACGCCTCCGCGGGGCCGGATGCGATTTCGTGATCGAGCCGACCGTGCGCTTCAGGGGGCAGCCCGGCGAACAGGCGACGATGTTCCTGCGCGATCCGGCGGGCAACGCTCTCGAATTCAAGGCTTTCGCGGATCCGGGCCAGCTCTTCGCGACCGAATAG
- a CDS encoding glutathione S-transferase family protein — protein sequence MKLIIGNKNYSSWSLRGWLAAKQSGLHFEEITVPMKGEEWERAKHDEMQPSSGKVPILWDGETVIWDSLAIMEYLADKVGRDRFWPKEDTARGMARAMVAEMHSSYLSLRREMPMNIRRRAQLGDVTDETRHDIVRILGLWAEARARHGKGGPFLFGTFGAADIFYAPVVSRFITYGIGVPGFAQSYMQAVWEHDWMRNWIEAAENEQWVIEQYETVM from the coding sequence ATGAAGCTCATCATCGGCAACAAGAACTATTCGAGCTGGTCGCTGCGCGGCTGGCTCGCGGCGAAACAATCGGGCCTCCATTTCGAGGAAATCACAGTGCCCATGAAGGGCGAGGAATGGGAGCGGGCCAAGCACGACGAAATGCAGCCATCGAGCGGCAAGGTCCCGATCCTGTGGGACGGCGAGACGGTGATCTGGGACAGCCTTGCGATCATGGAATATCTCGCCGACAAGGTCGGGCGCGACCGCTTCTGGCCCAAGGAGGACACCGCGCGCGGCATGGCCCGCGCTATGGTGGCGGAAATGCATTCCTCCTATCTATCGCTGCGCAGGGAAATGCCGATGAACATCCGGCGCCGCGCCCAGCTGGGGGACGTGACCGACGAAACCCGCCACGATATCGTGCGCATCCTCGGCCTGTGGGCGGAGGCCCGCGCGCGGCATGGCAAGGGCGGGCCGTTCCTGTTCGGGACCTTCGGCGCGGCGGACATCTTCTACGCGCCCGTGGTATCGCGCTTCATCACCTATGGGATCGGGGTTCCGGGATTCGCGCAGAGCTATATGCAGGCGGTCTGGGAACACGACTGGATGCGAAACTGGATCGAGGCGGCAGAGAACGAACAATGGGTGATCGAGCAATACGAAACCGTCATGTGA
- a CDS encoding S1/P1 nuclease: protein MPALIAALALLATVLVPSQALAWGFYAHRKTAEIAEANVSPETRAKIRRLMAAEKLLGTPGCALATIEDASVWPDCIRRDYWRWGYTAAWHYRTAPICEAYDARRNCPGGSCVTGQIERAHRVLADESLPDNVRLEALAFMVHFAGDVHMPLHSGDRDDRGGNDRRAYYGIKPGLNLHSIWDGPLAERAISDPADPVVRRYSAAERAELGGGTPADWGRESWQISRSFVYPTAFDTENVCEAELPAETKLTQEDIVRGVPIAKRRVQQAGIRIAELLESAFAPGPLPPPAR, encoded by the coding sequence ATGCCCGCGCTGATCGCGGCGCTGGCGCTGCTGGCTACGGTGCTCGTGCCGTCGCAGGCGCTGGCATGGGGCTTTTATGCCCACCGGAAGACCGCCGAGATCGCCGAGGCCAATGTCTCCCCCGAGACCCGTGCCAAGATCCGCCGGCTGATGGCTGCCGAAAAGCTGCTCGGCACGCCAGGCTGCGCGCTCGCGACGATCGAGGATGCGAGCGTGTGGCCCGATTGCATCCGGCGCGATTACTGGCGCTGGGGCTACACCGCGGCATGGCATTATCGCACCGCTCCGATCTGCGAGGCATATGACGCGCGTCGGAACTGCCCGGGCGGATCCTGCGTCACCGGCCAGATCGAGCGCGCCCACCGCGTGCTTGCCGATGAAAGCCTGCCCGACAATGTCCGGCTGGAGGCACTCGCTTTCATGGTCCATTTCGCAGGCGACGTGCACATGCCGCTCCATTCGGGCGACAGGGACGATCGCGGCGGAAACGATCGCAGGGCCTATTACGGGATCAAGCCGGGGCTAAACCTGCACAGCATATGGGACGGCCCGCTCGCCGAGCGCGCGATCAGCGATCCGGCCGACCCGGTGGTCCGCCGCTATTCCGCCGCCGAACGGGCGGAACTGGGCGGCGGCACGCCCGCCGACTGGGGCCGCGAGAGCTGGCAGATCAGCCGCAGCTTCGTTTATCCGACTGCCTTCGACACCGAGAATGTCTGCGAGGCCGAACTGCCCGCGGAAACCAAGCTAACCCAGGAAGACATCGTGCGCGGCGTGCCCATCGCGAAGCGCCGCGTGCAGCAGGCGGGCATCCGCATCGCCGAACTGCTCGAAAGCGCTTTCGCCCCGGGCCCCCTGCCGCCGCCCGCGCGCTAG
- a CDS encoding LysE family translocator, which yields MPGGLDIAGFALAVLLVELTPGPNMGWLVALTLSQGRRAGLGAIGGIALGLAANAGASVIAASWLLRRSEGLAQAMAVLGAAMMAWLAWQAWREAGESSTASTPQSPSQRHFLAGFLINLLNPKATLFFVTVMPQFVSGARPTYGEGLVLAGVSVAIATAIHLALILGAERLRGLLASSAREAAVRRVLALAMLAVGAWFLAKAFA from the coding sequence TTGCCCGGCGGCCTCGATATCGCGGGGTTCGCGCTCGCCGTGCTGCTGGTCGAACTTACGCCGGGGCCGAACATGGGCTGGCTGGTCGCGCTTACCCTTTCGCAAGGACGGCGCGCCGGGCTCGGGGCGATCGGCGGGATCGCGCTTGGTCTCGCGGCCAATGCGGGGGCAAGCGTGATCGCGGCGAGCTGGCTGCTGCGGCGGAGCGAGGGGCTTGCGCAGGCCATGGCGGTGCTCGGCGCGGCGATGATGGCTTGGCTCGCATGGCAGGCGTGGCGCGAGGCGGGCGAAAGCTCGACCGCGAGCACACCGCAAAGCCCATCGCAGCGGCATTTCCTCGCCGGGTTCCTGATCAACCTTCTGAACCCGAAAGCGACGCTGTTCTTCGTGACGGTGATGCCGCAATTCGTGTCCGGCGCGCGGCCGACCTATGGCGAAGGCCTCGTGCTTGCCGGGGTCAGCGTCGCCATTGCGACCGCGATCCATCTCGCCCTGATCCTGGGCGCGGAACGGCTGCGCGGGCTGCTCGCCTCCAGCGCGCGCGAAGCGGCGGTCAGGCGCGTGCTCGCTCTCGCCATGCTGGCGGTCGGCGCGTGGTTCCTGGCGAAAGCCTTTGCCTAG
- a CDS encoding cupin domain-containing protein, with protein MPKLDLEAIERTNATGYPAPFDEKVRGRRYRRLAGPAGLTRMGASHVVLEPGAWSSQRHWHSELDELVVVIAGEGVLVEDAGERVVRPGDVLAWPAGHANGHHLQNRSEEPFVYVAISAGDAANDTGVYSDIDMTFGPDGYFRRDGSRYDTERLP; from the coding sequence ATGCCCAAGCTCGATCTGGAGGCGATCGAACGGACCAATGCGACGGGCTATCCCGCGCCGTTCGATGAAAAGGTGCGCGGTCGCCGGTATCGCAGGCTCGCAGGGCCAGCGGGCCTGACCCGGATGGGAGCGAGCCATGTCGTGCTCGAACCGGGCGCATGGTCCTCGCAGCGGCACTGGCACAGCGAACTCGATGAGCTCGTGGTGGTCATTGCGGGCGAGGGGGTGCTGGTCGAAGATGCGGGCGAGAGAGTGGTCCGGCCGGGCGACGTCCTCGCTTGGCCTGCGGGCCATGCGAACGGGCATCACCTGCAGAACCGTTCCGAAGAGCCCTTCGTCTATGTCGCCATCAGCGCCGGCGACGCCGCGAATGACACAGGGGTCTATTCCGACATCGACATGACCTTCGGCCCCGACGGCTATTTCCGCAGGGACGGAAGCCGCTACGATACCGAGCGCCTTCCCTGA
- the dapE gene encoding succinyl-diaminopimelate desuccinylase, producing the protein MSKTLELAKRLIAAPSVTPATGAVFDELEAMLIPLGFAVHRFRRGEGEEGSDEAPVENLFAIRMGPEGSSHFAFAGHLDVVPPGEGWASDPFEPTVRGELLHGRGAVDMKSAIAAMVTAVEDVPREAGTISFIITGDEEGPALHGTRALIDYMTAEGAIPDLCLVGEPTSFHRLGDMMKIGRRGSVNIWLTVEGTQGHVAYPHLADNPIPKLVAMLAELDALMLDTGTDWFQPSNLEITDIEVGNRAHNVIPAQAKARISIRFNDLHSGASLSERVVAIAEKHGGTALPIISGEPFLTEPGAFSALVAGAIEAETGSAPEQSTTGGTSDARFLRAVCPVIEFGLCNATMHKRDEAVAIPDLDALARIYARVAKGALALDMKQGA; encoded by the coding sequence ATGAGCAAAACCCTCGAACTTGCCAAGCGGCTGATCGCCGCGCCCAGCGTGACGCCCGCCACGGGCGCCGTTTTCGACGAACTCGAAGCGATGCTGATTCCGCTGGGCTTCGCGGTCCACCGCTTCAGGCGCGGAGAGGGCGAGGAAGGCAGCGACGAGGCTCCGGTAGAGAACCTCTTCGCGATCCGGATGGGGCCTGAGGGCTCCTCCCATTTCGCCTTTGCGGGGCATCTCGACGTGGTTCCGCCGGGTGAGGGCTGGGCGAGCGACCCGTTCGAGCCGACCGTGCGCGGCGAACTCCTTCATGGACGCGGTGCGGTCGACATGAAGAGCGCGATCGCCGCCATGGTGACGGCGGTCGAGGACGTCCCGCGCGAGGCTGGCACGATAAGCTTCATCATCACCGGCGACGAGGAAGGCCCCGCGCTCCACGGCACGCGCGCGCTGATCGATTACATGACGGCCGAAGGCGCGATTCCCGACCTGTGCCTCGTGGGAGAGCCTACCAGCTTTCACCGGCTGGGCGACATGATGAAGATCGGGCGGCGCGGCTCGGTCAATATCTGGCTGACGGTCGAGGGCACGCAGGGTCATGTCGCCTATCCGCATCTCGCCGACAATCCGATCCCGAAACTCGTCGCGATGCTGGCCGAACTCGATGCGCTGATGCTCGACACCGGGACCGACTGGTTTCAGCCTTCCAATCTCGAGATCACGGACATCGAAGTCGGCAACCGTGCGCACAACGTGATCCCCGCGCAGGCCAAGGCGCGCATCTCGATCCGTTTCAACGACCTTCATTCGGGCGCGAGCCTGTCCGAACGCGTCGTCGCCATTGCCGAGAAGCATGGCGGCACCGCGCTCCCGATCATTTCCGGCGAGCCGTTCCTGACCGAACCGGGGGCGTTTTCGGCGCTGGTCGCCGGGGCGATCGAGGCCGAAACCGGCAGTGCGCCCGAACAGTCGACCACCGGGGGCACGTCCGATGCGCGGTTCCTGCGCGCCGTGTGCCCGGTGATCGAATTCGGCCTGTGCAACGCGACGATGCACAAGCGCGACGAAGCTGTGGCCATACCCGACCTCGATGCGCTAGCTCGTATCTATGCGCGCGTTGCCAAGGGGGCTCTGGCGCTCGACATGAAGCAGGGGGCGTAG
- a CDS encoding dicarboxylate/amino acid:cation symporter, with translation MKTWFAIPLWQRVIGALILGIVVGFLWGPGAESIKIIGDIFIAFIKMLVVPLIFFSLVAGVASIGDLRKLGSVGWRALVLFVVTGQIAVWLGLAIGTLLAPGSGIDGRSMALDPAALEKANDRRENAQSFQDMILEVVPSSPVQVMADVNVLPLIVFSLLIGIGILMAKEEGEPVLKIFESGSVVMQKVTMIVMELTPFGVFALMAWVAGTLGLEALQALGFLVALNYLGCFLIIGIVYGGMIKLIARLPVIDFFRGIADAIAVSYSTASSNATLPVTLRCAERNLGVSNSVASFIIALGATINMNGTAMYLGLATLFGAQAFGVDLSWADYFTISILGTLGAIGAAGIPGAGLIMMVLVFGAVGVPLETIALVAGVDRIMDMMRTTTNVSGDAAVATTVASLTGELDRAEMISADDV, from the coding sequence ATGAAAACGTGGTTCGCAATACCGCTGTGGCAGCGCGTGATCGGCGCGCTGATCCTCGGCATCGTGGTCGGTTTCCTTTGGGGGCCGGGCGCTGAGAGCATCAAGATCATCGGCGACATCTTCATCGCCTTCATCAAGATGCTGGTCGTGCCGCTGATCTTCTTCAGCCTCGTCGCCGGCGTCGCGAGCATCGGCGATCTCAGAAAACTCGGCAGCGTCGGCTGGCGCGCGCTCGTGCTGTTCGTGGTGACGGGGCAGATCGCGGTGTGGCTCGGCCTTGCGATCGGGACGCTGCTGGCGCCCGGATCGGGGATCGACGGGCGCAGCATGGCGCTTGATCCGGCCGCGCTCGAGAAGGCCAATGACCGGCGCGAAAACGCGCAGAGCTTTCAGGACATGATCCTCGAGGTCGTCCCCTCCAGCCCGGTCCAGGTCATGGCCGATGTCAATGTCCTGCCGCTGATCGTGTTCTCGCTGCTTATCGGGATCGGCATCCTGATGGCGAAGGAAGAGGGCGAACCGGTCCTGAAGATCTTCGAGAGCGGCAGCGTCGTCATGCAGAAGGTGACGATGATCGTGATGGAGCTGACCCCGTTCGGAGTCTTCGCGCTGATGGCGTGGGTTGCAGGGACGCTTGGGCTGGAGGCGTTGCAGGCGCTCGGCTTCCTCGTTGCGCTCAACTATCTGGGATGCTTCCTGATCATCGGAATCGTCTATGGCGGGATGATCAAGCTGATCGCGCGCCTGCCCGTGATCGACTTCTTTCGCGGTATCGCGGACGCCATCGCGGTCAGCTATTCGACCGCAAGTTCCAATGCGACGCTGCCCGTCACCCTGCGCTGTGCCGAGCGGAACCTTGGGGTTTCCAATTCGGTCGCGAGCTTCATCATCGCGCTGGGCGCGACGATCAACATGAACGGGACCGCGATGTATCTCGGTCTTGCGACCTTGTTCGGGGCGCAGGCCTTCGGCGTCGACCTGTCATGGGCGGATTACTTCACGATCTCGATCCTCGGCACGCTGGGCGCGATCGGCGCGGCGGGGATTCCGGGGGCGGGTCTCATCATGATGGTTCTGGTGTTCGGTGCAGTGGGCGTCCCACTCGAGACGATTGCGCTGGTCGCCGGCGTCGACAGGATCATGGACATGATGCGGACCACCACCAATGTCTCGGGCGATGCCGCGGTGGCGACCACGGTGGCGAGCCTGACCGGCGAACTCGACCGGGCCGAGATGATCAGCGCGGACGATGTCTGA
- a CDS encoding nuclear transport factor 2 family protein, whose product MSERRAALTAGALMLALAGCADAASEPAAFDEERLSEAAIEAIRAYHAQWEALDFDAIAAHHSPDFEYVFFDQVLEADAFPAILSEQWMQGVARYSIDESEFRPLVLSPSEVHVTVAVEDDTVYEDGSTAQTEGVMSYLLTLDKEWKVRRIHHSGPPPGDLYEGTSPAAARP is encoded by the coding sequence ATGTCTGAGCGGCGCGCCGCTCTGACAGCAGGTGCGCTCATGCTGGCGCTCGCGGGGTGCGCCGATGCCGCGAGCGAACCGGCGGCCTTCGACGAAGAGCGACTATCCGAAGCGGCGATCGAGGCGATCAGGGCCTATCACGCGCAATGGGAAGCGCTCGATTTCGACGCCATCGCCGCGCACCATTCGCCCGATTTCGAATATGTCTTCTTCGACCAGGTGCTCGAGGCGGATGCCTTCCCGGCCATTCTTTCCGAGCAGTGGATGCAGGGCGTGGCGCGCTATTCGATCGACGAAAGCGAATTCCGCCCCCTCGTGCTCTCCCCTTCCGAGGTCCATGTCACGGTCGCGGTCGAGGATGACACCGTCTACGAGGACGGCAGCACCGCGCAAACCGAAGGCGTCATGTCCTATCTCCTGACGCTCGACAAAGAATGGAAGGTGCGGCGCATCCATCATTCCGGCCCTCCGCCCGGCGACCTTTACGAGGGCACGTCTCCCGCCGCCGCACGGCCCTGA